In Myxococcus stipitatus, the following are encoded in one genomic region:
- a CDS encoding sialidase family protein, which yields MTGLVGALLATVLATGGSVLVPVSGGNALTLPAQRHIVLIDRGGGRPPSLLVAIQHGGVGGKGLVLYRSEDGLRTVRRVGDVQPDFTHTDRAELLAVGRDVALVYSYEGPQWMPSWRHDVWFQWWRYQAGSDTWTPEPAVRVLDAANDSTGFSRALLARDSVGRLWVQAFRWEPDGGSSAMMVVSTDGAQSFGEPRVLDKVRRRGGGRLLSVGTKLVFVYAMHDGFVPTRMRLRDDSDPVGTWAPVREAFPDGIYHGAALSAVADGRGGMHLIYKDEQERLYHRRFDGTSFGPRTLVEGTPDWALQAAVTRMGDTLYIFYNRMRVLNQHYELRVRTLSADGRLGPSVLLDGDVTFKGYPNAVDVLPVGSGEVSCLYGETPDAGSRGTVSRVTLSLDEEPPREPFALELVSSNSSQELLAVDGAGTLYGLAAGGDRTRLLASTDGGRTFEARGRGFGSLWTVSAMPGGTLMSVVSSTGEYFLQRSTDGGRTWKDRVALGNYRAMGPRSFASLGDTWFFLEYQTFTSSSVPLRLWVSTDEGAHWSVRSTLTAHRHGYALVADPARGVLWALTGSSMAQAAVLRSTDGGRTWSTLLQGYRANAMAGEVLPDGSLLVGQSTLYEPEHPKLLRVTPEGQVSTVRELPGPASSLVSVPGWGWVLGTAWSSTGDVHAPGDISARLFTSGDAESWWDARRYERQEGEPGLARVDVWGVLPTGELVVRVENLSGFGSEGKGFQVLRIQR from the coding sequence ATGACGGGGCTGGTTGGGGCCTTGCTCGCCACGGTGTTGGCGACAGGGGGCTCGGTGCTGGTTCCGGTGAGCGGGGGCAATGCCCTCACGCTCCCGGCGCAGCGCCACATTGTTCTCATCGACAGAGGGGGAGGGCGTCCTCCCAGCCTGCTCGTCGCCATCCAGCACGGAGGCGTGGGGGGCAAGGGGCTGGTGTTGTACCGCTCCGAGGACGGGCTGCGCACCGTGAGGCGTGTCGGTGACGTGCAGCCGGACTTTACGCACACGGACCGGGCGGAGCTCCTGGCGGTGGGGCGGGACGTGGCGCTCGTCTATTCCTACGAGGGGCCCCAGTGGATGCCCTCGTGGCGCCACGACGTATGGTTCCAGTGGTGGCGCTACCAGGCGGGCTCGGACACGTGGACGCCGGAGCCCGCGGTGCGTGTGCTGGACGCGGCGAATGACAGCACGGGGTTCTCGCGGGCGCTGCTGGCGCGGGACTCGGTGGGCCGCTTGTGGGTGCAGGCCTTTCGCTGGGAGCCGGATGGAGGCTCCAGCGCGATGATGGTGGTGTCCACCGATGGCGCCCAGAGCTTCGGGGAGCCGCGGGTGCTGGACAAGGTGCGCCGGCGGGGGGGCGGCCGGCTGTTGAGCGTGGGGACGAAGCTCGTCTTCGTCTATGCGATGCATGACGGCTTCGTGCCCACGCGCATGCGCTTGCGTGACGACTCGGACCCGGTGGGCACGTGGGCTCCCGTGCGCGAGGCGTTCCCCGATGGCATCTACCATGGCGCGGCGCTGAGCGCGGTGGCGGATGGCCGCGGCGGCATGCACCTCATCTACAAGGACGAACAGGAGCGGCTCTATCACCGGCGCTTCGATGGGACGTCCTTCGGGCCTCGCACGCTGGTGGAGGGCACTCCGGACTGGGCGCTCCAGGCGGCTGTCACGCGCATGGGTGACACGCTGTACATCTTCTACAACCGCATGCGGGTGCTCAATCAGCATTACGAGCTGCGCGTGAGGACGCTGTCCGCGGATGGGCGATTGGGGCCGTCGGTGCTGCTGGATGGGGATGTGACGTTCAAGGGTTATCCCAACGCCGTGGATGTGTTGCCGGTGGGCAGCGGCGAGGTGTCTTGTTTGTATGGAGAGACTCCGGACGCGGGCTCTCGAGGCACCGTGTCGAGGGTGACGCTGTCGCTCGACGAGGAGCCGCCGAGGGAGCCGTTCGCGCTGGAGCTCGTGAGCTCCAACTCGAGCCAGGAGCTGCTCGCGGTGGATGGCGCCGGCACGTTGTATGGATTGGCGGCGGGAGGGGACCGCACGCGGCTCTTGGCGAGCACGGATGGAGGGCGCACCTTCGAGGCGCGAGGGCGCGGGTTCGGGAGTCTGTGGACGGTGTCGGCGATGCCTGGCGGCACGCTGATGTCGGTGGTGAGCTCGACGGGGGAGTACTTCCTCCAGCGCTCCACGGATGGCGGGCGGACATGGAAGGACCGGGTGGCCCTGGGCAACTACCGGGCGATGGGGCCGCGCAGCTTCGCGTCGCTGGGGGACACGTGGTTCTTCCTCGAGTACCAGACGTTCACGTCGTCCTCGGTCCCCCTGAGGTTGTGGGTGAGCACGGATGAAGGGGCTCACTGGTCGGTCCGCTCCACGCTGACGGCGCACCGGCATGGCTATGCGCTGGTCGCCGACCCGGCGAGGGGCGTGTTGTGGGCGCTGACGGGCAGCAGCATGGCGCAGGCGGCGGTGCTGCGGTCCACGGATGGGGGGCGGACGTGGAGCACGCTGCTTCAGGGCTACCGCGCGAATGCGATGGCGGGGGAGGTGCTGCCGGATGGGTCGCTGCTCGTGGGCCAGTCGACGTTGTACGAGCCCGAGCATCCGAAGCTGTTGCGTGTGACGCCGGAGGGACAGGTGAGCACGGTGCGTGAGCTGCCGGGGCCGGCGTCCTCGTTGGTCTCCGTGCCTGGGTGGGGATGGGTGTTGGGGACCGCGTGGTCCAGCACGGGGGATGTGCACGCGCCGGGGGATATCTCCGCGAGGCTCTTCACGAGCGGAGATGCCGAGTCCTGGTGGGATGCGCGGAGATACGAGCGGCAGGAGGGGGAGCCGGGGCTTGCGCGCGTGGATGTGTGGGGTGTGTTGCCCACGGGGGAGCTGGTGGTGCGCGTGGAGAACCTGAGCGGCTTCGGGAGCGAGGGGAAGGGGTTTCAGGTGCTGCGCATCCAGCGCTGA
- the thpR gene encoding RNA 2',3'-cyclic phosphodiesterase gives MRLFTAVTLGADIEARVSTAMKPLRSLASTARFVRVEGLHLTLVFLGEVTSDRLPAIREALESVGPRHAPFTLSVGEGGTFGPPTHPRVLWADVQGDTEALKALQADTAAQLRPLGFEPDFHEYAPHLTLARSKESRGEPSFLKCVDALKGQTLGEGLVDRLILFESQGPQYLSVAEVSLSRER, from the coding sequence ATGCGACTGTTCACCGCTGTCACGCTGGGAGCCGACATCGAGGCCCGCGTCTCCACCGCGATGAAGCCGCTGCGCTCGCTGGCGAGCACCGCCCGCTTCGTCCGCGTGGAGGGCCTGCACCTCACGCTGGTGTTCCTGGGCGAGGTGACGTCGGACCGGCTCCCCGCCATCCGCGAGGCCCTCGAATCCGTGGGCCCGCGGCACGCGCCCTTCACCTTGTCCGTGGGCGAAGGTGGCACCTTCGGTCCACCCACGCACCCTCGAGTGCTCTGGGCCGATGTCCAGGGAGACACCGAGGCCCTCAAGGCGCTGCAAGCCGATACAGCGGCGCAGTTGCGCCCCCTGGGTTTCGAACCCGACTTCCACGAGTACGCGCCGCACCTGACGTTGGCGCGGAGCAAGGAGTCCCGGGGCGAGCCGTCATTCCTCAAATGCGTGGATGCCCTGAAGGGACAGACGCTGGGCGAGGGACTCGTGGACCGCCTCATCCTCTTCGAGAGCCAGGGCCCCCAGTACCTCTCCGTAGCGGAGGTTTCCCTCTCTCGCGAGCGATGA
- a CDS encoding MopE-related protein — protein MRRLLFVLPLLVLAGCKKAETQGAVKVVVNYTEFRPGCLRVQVTDTASGQSRVQDLTEIKGEAGVGGTMLVGVVPPSDWGADLDVKATAFEKASCDSKEVVSASGRVTVANNTVQPVTLNLQARDADKDGFVDVATGGSDCKDNNEKIHPDAEELCNEEDDNCDGVSDAEYFKLEQACDVSADCKGVSRCNTETQAVYCHSPSTVTVYPDADGDGYGSKGSQGRIICSAIPSGFTNGPATDCRDDVFSINPGTQDLCDGEDTNCDGADDEAFPTKGMTCTNLTSQCEGTNQCSADKRSLDCVTPAPPKWYLDEDSDGYGGATFVESCVKPAGSYVQQTGDCDDGNPYTYPGATEICDDLDNDCNGQKETAAQCPGGAAPSWVPKTEGSSDWLSASSWGTKTTGGIWVTGASNRRARMTFPETTFTVITSTNCGSTTLMSGTAWNSVWSDPTDGRAWLGSAGGIYGYLPQNATNCVVVHDSNLEIFGLVGLRTNNVLSFYGASASSASGVGAAFTWSGTGPPTYNNANNAPTDIFDAHAHSPDHVLVVGGANSNPRARVYRYDPATKLWNSETVPSGDRLRGVWAVNDKVAFAVGDAGTVFRKTNGTQWVALNRHADQHNLTSVIAFGANSAYATCTNGHVYRFDGQNWTKVYNGGGRLNDITGTGPDDIWAVGTGGRIVRWPAWP, from the coding sequence ATGCGACGCCTCTTGTTCGTGCTCCCCCTCCTCGTCCTCGCTGGCTGCAAGAAGGCGGAGACTCAGGGTGCGGTGAAGGTTGTGGTGAACTACACCGAGTTCCGGCCGGGCTGCCTGCGAGTACAGGTCACGGATACGGCCAGCGGCCAGTCACGGGTCCAGGACCTCACGGAAATCAAAGGCGAAGCCGGGGTTGGCGGCACCATGCTGGTCGGCGTGGTTCCCCCCTCGGATTGGGGCGCGGACCTGGACGTGAAGGCCACCGCCTTCGAGAAGGCGTCCTGCGACAGCAAGGAAGTCGTCAGCGCCTCCGGACGCGTGACGGTGGCCAACAACACCGTGCAGCCCGTCACGCTGAACCTGCAGGCCCGGGACGCGGACAAGGATGGCTTCGTTGATGTGGCCACCGGCGGCTCGGACTGCAAGGACAACAACGAGAAGATCCACCCGGACGCGGAAGAGCTCTGCAACGAAGAGGACGACAACTGTGACGGTGTCTCCGATGCGGAGTACTTCAAGCTGGAACAGGCGTGCGACGTGTCCGCCGACTGCAAGGGAGTCTCTCGCTGCAACACGGAGACCCAGGCCGTGTACTGCCATTCGCCGTCCACGGTGACGGTGTATCCGGATGCGGATGGGGACGGCTACGGCAGCAAGGGGTCGCAAGGCCGCATCATCTGCAGCGCCATTCCTTCGGGGTTCACCAACGGGCCGGCGACGGACTGCCGGGATGACGTGTTCAGCATCAACCCGGGGACCCAGGACCTCTGCGATGGCGAGGACACCAACTGCGACGGCGCCGACGATGAGGCCTTCCCCACCAAGGGCATGACCTGCACGAACCTGACGAGTCAGTGCGAGGGCACCAACCAGTGCAGCGCCGACAAGCGGAGCCTCGACTGTGTGACGCCCGCTCCGCCCAAGTGGTACCTGGACGAGGACAGTGACGGATACGGCGGGGCCACTTTCGTCGAGTCTTGCGTGAAGCCCGCGGGGTCCTACGTCCAGCAAACGGGCGATTGCGACGATGGGAATCCGTACACCTATCCTGGCGCCACCGAGATTTGCGACGACCTGGACAACGACTGTAACGGCCAGAAGGAGACCGCCGCTCAGTGCCCTGGTGGTGCAGCCCCGAGTTGGGTCCCGAAAACGGAGGGCTCCAGTGACTGGCTCTCCGCCTCTTCATGGGGCACGAAGACCACGGGGGGTATCTGGGTCACAGGCGCCAGCAATCGCCGTGCGCGAATGACCTTCCCCGAGACGACATTCACCGTCATCACGAGCACCAATTGCGGCAGCACCACCCTCATGTCCGGCACTGCGTGGAACAGTGTCTGGAGCGACCCCACAGATGGCCGTGCATGGCTCGGCAGCGCAGGCGGCATCTATGGCTACCTGCCCCAGAACGCCACGAACTGCGTCGTTGTCCACGACAGCAACTTGGAGATCTTTGGACTGGTGGGCCTGAGGACGAACAATGTCCTCTCCTTCTACGGTGCCTCGGCGAGTTCCGCATCGGGCGTTGGTGCGGCATTCACGTGGAGCGGCACGGGGCCCCCTACCTACAACAACGCGAACAACGCCCCCACCGACATCTTCGACGCCCACGCGCACAGCCCAGACCACGTGTTGGTGGTAGGAGGTGCCAACAGCAATCCACGCGCTCGCGTCTATCGCTACGACCCCGCTACAAAACTCTGGAACTCAGAGACGGTGCCATCCGGGGATCGACTCCGCGGGGTGTGGGCCGTCAATGACAAGGTTGCATTCGCGGTGGGCGACGCAGGCACCGTGTTCAGGAAGACCAACGGGACACAGTGGGTCGCATTGAACAGGCATGCGGACCAACACAACCTGACCTCGGTCATCGCCTTCGGTGCGAACTCCGCCTACGCCACCTGCACCAATGGCCACGTCTACCGGTTCGATGGTCAGAACTGGACCAAGGTCTACAACGGCGGCGGCCGGCTCAATGACATCACCGGCACCGGCCCGGATGATATCTGGGCCGTGGGTACGGGAGGGCGCATCGTCCGCTGGCCCGCCTGGCCGTAG
- a CDS encoding methyltransferase domain-containing protein has product MWDPTQYTRFRDERKRPFFELLSRVDVEAPRQVADLGCGTGDLTRVLAERWPDAAVYGVDSSAEMVEEARRRPASERVRFEVGDLAGWMPPEPLEVLVSNAALHWVPDHAALMEKLVAKLAPSAVLAFQVPANFEAASHRLVDEVRRLPRFAPKLGAGRARPVETLERYESLLAGLGMTVDAWETTYLHLLPGEDAVLQWLLGTTLRPVLAALGAEEGRAFVEELGPRLRQAYPAHARGTPFLFTRRFVVARRGR; this is encoded by the coding sequence ATGTGGGACCCGACGCAGTACACGCGCTTCCGGGACGAGCGGAAGCGGCCGTTCTTCGAGCTGCTGTCTCGCGTGGATGTGGAAGCGCCCAGGCAGGTGGCGGACCTGGGCTGCGGGACGGGGGATTTGACGCGGGTGCTGGCCGAGCGATGGCCAGACGCGGCGGTGTACGGGGTGGATTCGTCGGCGGAGATGGTGGAGGAGGCGCGTCGCCGTCCGGCGTCCGAGCGTGTGCGGTTCGAGGTGGGGGATTTGGCGGGGTGGATGCCGCCCGAGCCGCTGGAGGTGTTGGTGTCGAACGCGGCGCTGCACTGGGTGCCGGACCATGCGGCGTTGATGGAGAAGCTGGTGGCGAAGCTGGCGCCGAGCGCGGTGCTGGCGTTCCAGGTGCCGGCCAACTTCGAGGCGGCGTCACACCGGTTGGTGGATGAGGTGCGGAGACTGCCGCGCTTCGCGCCGAAGCTGGGCGCGGGGCGGGCGCGGCCGGTGGAGACGCTGGAGCGGTATGAGTCGTTGCTCGCGGGCCTGGGGATGACGGTGGATGCGTGGGAGACCACGTATCTGCACCTGCTGCCGGGCGAGGACGCGGTGCTCCAGTGGCTCCTGGGGACGACGCTGCGGCCCGTGCTGGCGGCGTTGGGCGCGGAGGAGGGGCGGGCGTTCGTGGAGGAGTTGGGGCCGCGTCTGCGGCAGGCGTACCCCGCTCATGCGCGGGGTACGCCGTTCCTGTTCACCCGCCGCTTCGTGGTGGCGCGGCGGGGGAGGTGA
- a CDS encoding ABC transporter ATP-binding protein — MSASVTVLPTASAPLLRADGVSIQFGGLKALTDFHLSIQQGDLQGLIGPNGAGKSTAFNVLTGVYQPTQGDVRVCDTKVNGRKPHQINLLGVARTFQNIRLFRALTALDNVKVACRAQTALHQFDTGLVAKLKNAGHNYADWWRALLLTPGFQREERRLTEQAEHLLHVMGLSHRRDEEARNLPYGEQRRLEIARALGTQPRVLLLDEPAAGMNTREKADLMVLIRKLRDDFKLGVLVIEHDMKLVMGICEHITVLDHGETIARGAPAQVRTDRKVIEAYLGDSYLESHGGAA; from the coding sequence GTGAGCGCGAGCGTGACGGTTCTTCCCACGGCGAGCGCGCCGCTGCTCCGGGCGGACGGGGTGAGCATCCAGTTCGGTGGCCTCAAGGCCCTGACGGACTTCCACCTGTCCATCCAGCAGGGCGACCTCCAAGGTCTCATCGGTCCCAATGGCGCGGGGAAGTCCACCGCGTTCAACGTGCTGACCGGCGTGTACCAGCCCACCCAGGGCGACGTGCGGGTGTGCGACACGAAGGTGAACGGGCGCAAGCCGCATCAAATCAACCTGCTGGGCGTGGCCCGCACGTTCCAGAACATCCGCCTGTTCCGCGCGCTCACCGCGCTGGACAACGTGAAGGTGGCCTGCCGCGCCCAGACGGCGCTGCACCAGTTCGACACGGGGCTGGTCGCGAAGCTGAAGAACGCGGGCCACAACTACGCGGACTGGTGGCGGGCGCTGCTGCTCACTCCGGGTTTCCAGCGCGAGGAGCGCCGTCTGACGGAGCAGGCCGAGCACCTGCTCCACGTCATGGGCTTGTCGCACCGCCGCGACGAGGAGGCGCGCAACCTGCCTTACGGCGAGCAGCGCCGGCTGGAGATTGCGCGCGCGCTGGGCACCCAGCCTCGGGTGCTGCTGTTGGACGAGCCCGCCGCGGGCATGAACACCCGCGAGAAGGCGGACCTGATGGTCCTCATCCGCAAGCTGCGCGATGACTTCAAGCTGGGCGTGCTGGTGATTGAGCACGACATGAAGCTGGTGATGGGCATCTGTGAGCACATCACCGTGCTGGACCACGGCGAGACGATTGCTCGAGGCGCCCCCGCGCAGGTGCGCACGGACCGGAAGGTCATCGAGGCCTACCTGGGCGACAGCTATCTGGAGAGTCACGGAGGCGCGGCGTGA
- a CDS encoding YiiX family permuted papain-like enzyme: MRGVLVLGMWLWGLAAVAAPRASLESRLETGDVVLHTSRSRQSQAIQAATHSLLSHVGLVEVTSKGVFVVEAVQPVQRIPFTKWKARGVKGHILVLRPRTLDAEKKQRALAAAKTHLGKPYDWHFGWGDEAMYCSELVRKAYIKGAGVEYGKMERLGSLDVSGLKQQMRERYGPQVPLDLELVTPASLARDDRFAVVHSDFPDAR; encoded by the coding sequence ATGCGTGGGGTATTGGTGCTGGGAATGTGGTTGTGGGGACTCGCCGCGGTCGCGGCGCCACGGGCCTCATTGGAGTCGAGGCTTGAGACAGGAGACGTGGTGTTGCACACCTCGCGCTCCCGGCAGTCCCAGGCCATCCAGGCGGCCACACACAGCCTGCTGTCTCATGTGGGCCTGGTGGAAGTCACCTCCAAGGGGGTCTTCGTCGTCGAAGCGGTGCAGCCCGTGCAGCGCATCCCCTTCACGAAGTGGAAGGCGCGTGGGGTCAAGGGCCACATCCTGGTGCTGCGCCCGCGGACGCTGGACGCCGAGAAGAAACAGCGCGCCCTGGCCGCCGCGAAGACCCACCTGGGCAAGCCCTATGACTGGCACTTCGGCTGGGGCGACGAGGCGATGTATTGCTCGGAGCTGGTGCGCAAGGCGTACATCAAGGGCGCGGGCGTGGAGTACGGGAAGATGGAGCGGCTGGGCTCGCTCGATGTCTCGGGACTGAAACAGCAGATGCGTGAGCGCTACGGCCCCCAGGTCCCCCTGGACCTGGAGCTGGTGACCCCCGCGAGCCTCGCCCGGGATGACCGGTTCGCAGTGGTTCACTCGGATTTCCCGGACGCACGGTAG
- a CDS encoding ABC transporter ATP-binding protein, with translation MSEAQVKTLGERQAFAPLLAVEGIKVHYGAIQALRGVSLTVGKGEMVALIGANGAGKTSTLRAVSGMLKASAGRIHFGGQDTTSLKAHQLVPRGMAHAPEGRGIFPNLSVLENLELGAYLRRDTAEIRADMEKNFALFPVLKERRNQMAGTLSGGEQQMLAIARALLSRPQLLLLDEPSLGLAPQVTETIFRTLRDVNQAGVSVLLVEQNAHLALNSAHYGYVLETGEVVMAGPGKALLESAEVRRAYLGE, from the coding sequence GTGAGCGAGGCGCAGGTGAAGACGCTGGGCGAGCGCCAGGCGTTCGCGCCGCTGTTGGCGGTGGAAGGCATCAAGGTCCACTACGGCGCCATCCAGGCCCTCAGGGGCGTGTCGCTGACGGTGGGCAAGGGCGAGATGGTGGCCCTCATCGGCGCCAACGGCGCGGGCAAGACGAGCACCCTGCGCGCGGTGAGCGGCATGCTCAAGGCGAGCGCGGGGCGCATCCACTTCGGTGGGCAGGACACCACGTCCCTCAAGGCGCATCAGTTGGTGCCCCGGGGCATGGCCCACGCTCCGGAAGGGCGCGGCATCTTCCCCAACCTCTCCGTGCTGGAGAACCTGGAGCTGGGCGCGTACCTGCGCCGGGACACGGCGGAGATTCGCGCGGACATGGAGAAGAACTTCGCGCTCTTCCCCGTGCTCAAGGAGCGGCGCAACCAGATGGCCGGGACGCTCTCGGGTGGAGAGCAGCAGATGCTCGCCATCGCCCGGGCGCTGCTCAGCCGGCCTCAGCTGCTGCTGTTGGATGAGCCTTCGCTGGGGCTCGCGCCGCAGGTGACGGAGACCATCTTCCGCACCCTGCGGGACGTGAATCAGGCCGGGGTCAGCGTGCTGCTCGTGGAGCAGAACGCGCACCTGGCGCTCAACTCCGCCCACTATGGCTATGTGCTGGAGACGGGCGAGGTGGTGATGGCGGGGCCGGGCAAGGCGCTCTTGGAGAGCGCCGAGGTTCGCCGCGCATATCTGGGCGAGTAG